DNA sequence from the Perca flavescens isolate YP-PL-M2 chromosome 3, PFLA_1.0, whole genome shotgun sequence genome:
CCGACAACTGTTTAGGGCCTTGTAATTTTGCTTGATGAATGACTTAAAGGATTAATCAATAGTCAAAACTGTCCATTATGTTGATCAACTAATTCTGTTCATCAACTAATTGTCTAATCGTTTTAGCCCTAGTTGATTAATAACTTTGTGTTACCAAACACACCTGTTTGTGCCTCACTTGTTCAGAAGGCCTGCAGTCAGTGCTGTCAGTGTAGCTATCTGATTGCATGAGTCAAGTTTTTTCATCATATTTACAAACTTCTGTTGACAGAGATTATGTAGCACGAATGGGTCTGGGGGTCATACTCAACCTGACTCGACATCAGGAAGACGCACAGCTGGCTCGCAGTGTCTCGGGGATTTTGGAGCACATGTTCAAACACACAGAGGAGACGTCTGTCCACCTCATCTCTAACGGTGCCCTGGATGCCCTCCTCTTCTGGTGCCGGGGTACAGATCCCACTGTGCTGCGCCACTGTGCTGTGGCACTAGCAAACTGTGCCATGTACGGAGGCCACCGCTGCCAGCGATGGATGATCGAGAAACAGGCAGCTGAGTGGCTTTTCCCACTGGCTTTTTCTAAAGAGGATGAACTCATTCGCTTCCACGCATGTCTGGCTGTGACTGTGTTAGCTGCAAACCGAGAAATTGAGAAAGAGGTGGTGAAATCTGGAACCCTGGAGCTGGTGGAGCCATTCATTGCATCTTTGGATCCGGATGACTTTGCCCGCAGTTTATTGGACAGTGCAGACTGCATGCAGGGTAAGACAGCAGCTGATCTTCAGCAACTTTTGCCATTATTGGATGGCACAAGAGTGGAGGGAAAGTGCATTGCAGCCTTTTACCTTTGTGTAGAGACCAGCATCAAGTCTCGTCAGCGCAACACTAAGGTACAATCGCTGTCCACCTTTCACGTAGTTAAAATCTTTAGCTAATACAGTCTCGTAGCTTTGTTGTGACTGAGTTTTAATTTGTGCTGCTTTCAAGATATTTCAAGAGATCGGAGCAGTGCAGAGCCTAAAAAGAATGGTCATGTACTCCAGTAATGGCACAGCCTGTGCCCTCGCCAAGCGGGCTCTGAGCATGATGGGAGAGGAAGTGCCGAAACGTATCCTGTCATGTGTGCCCAACTGGAAAACCTCTGAAGTGCAGACCTGGCTGCAGCAGGTTGGCTTTAGTGCCTATTGTGACCGTTTCCAGGTATGTTTAACAGTATCATTACTCAACAGGCACACGGATCTACctattatacagtatgtctgacATTTCTAACTATCTTGCTGTATAGGAGCTCCAGGTGGATGGAGACCTCCTGCTGAACATCACGGACCAGGAACTCAGCGCTGATCTGGGCATGACCGCAGGCCTCACTCGCAAGAGGCAAGTGGTACAAACCTTTCAGCACATGAGCAATGTAACACCAGTCTAACAAATACCTCTGATCTGTCTCATCCTGCAGGTTTTTGAGAGACTTACGTGTGTTGAAGACTTATGCCAACTACTCCACATGTGACCCAAACAATATGGCTGACTGGTTAGTTGACGTGGACCCTCGTTTCCGTCAGTACACCTATGGCCTTGTCCAGTCAGGAGTGGATAGCAACAATGTCCAGAGCTTGACCGATCTGCAGCTCCAGAATGACTGCCACATATACAACGGAGTCCACAGAGCCAAGATACTCTCTGCCAACCACAGGGCCTTAAAACCGTGCCACACAGATGCCCAGCCTGCAGGGCCCGATGTGTTCATCAGCTACCGTCGGACTACCGGCTCCCAGTTGGCCAGGTCAGAACTGAAACAGGATAAGTGGAAGAATTCAGAAAGAAGAAATAAGTTAAATTAGAAACCAGGGCAAGGGCATTAGGCATGTGTGCTAAAACTACATTTTTCACAGACTTTCTCGTTTCATTCCCTGTCCTAAGCCTTCTGAAGGTGCACCTGCAGGTTCGAGGATACAGCGTCTTCATAGATGTGGAGAAGCTGGAGGCCGGTAAATTCCAGGACAAACTGATCCAGAGCGTACAGCGGGCGCGTAACTTCATCCTGGTCCTGTCTGCCAATGCGCTCGACAAGTGCATGGGTGACACTGACATGAAGGATTGGGTGCATAAGGTCGGAGGTTTTCCATTCTCTGCATGTGAGGGGCTTCATGTTGAAATGTTAGGGCTCACGTTTTGATTAAAACTTTCACTCCACTGCACTTTAAACCCTTATCAAGATATTCTACATTTATATCAATACAGCAGCTGCTTGTGGAATGTTATTAGTCCTGTCACATTCATATTCCCTGTCTGAGCTATCAGTTAAAATTACGTGTCACGTACTTATTGCAACTAAAACGAGGGGTCAGATGATGTTTTACATCTGTGCTTTTACTTTTTGTGTCtggacattttcatttcatatacTCAAAAGAATTCTCGTTAATCTTCCAGGAGATAGTCACAGCCTTGGCTGGTAAGAAGAACATAATTCCTGTCACAGATAACTTTATGTGGCCCGACCCCATGTCTATGCCGGAGGACATGAGAGCAATTCTTAACTTCAATGGCATCAAGTAAGTAACTGTATACTGTAAACTCAAATAAACCAGGCTTTGAAAAgccatgttgtttgtggttAGCACATCTGTTTAAATGGGACAGGACATTTTCACATCACTCACCACATGGCTGTGTggtgtacatactgtaaaatcCCTATCTCAAGAGGTTTAACATCTTATTTAGTTTGATTTGTAGTTGTGTGATAACTAAACAGTGTAATGCCAACATTATTAATCTTTTAAAACCCTCTTTTATTTCTGTAATGAATCATTTATGAATTTAAGGTTTAACTTTTTATCGTTTGTGATTTGTGTTTAGGAGATCTGTAAAACATCCATTAGAGACAACTGATTTGCTTATAATGCACGTCATCAAATGCCTGTTGTCTTTTTCTTGACACAGATGGTCCCATGAATATCAGGAAGCCACGATTGAGAAGATCCTAC
Encoded proteins:
- the sarm1 gene encoding NAD(+) hydrolase SARM1, translating into MLLSLTLFLWRLYRQFFIMFSSDRLTVPEYVSRLQRGRSGSGSVSEPKAVSPGVNADVQAVLDTSIPALRSAIRRLKSSKETSDSDETRSAIAELFQLVEEAWALPTVGRQVAEEICNRIRLDGGLELLLQLQQTPAVEITYESAKLLEQILISENRDYVARMGLGVILNLTRHQEDAQLARSVSGILEHMFKHTEETSVHLISNGALDALLFWCRGTDPTVLRHCAVALANCAMYGGHRCQRWMIEKQAAEWLFPLAFSKEDELIRFHACLAVTVLAANREIEKEVVKSGTLELVEPFIASLDPDDFARSLLDSADCMQGKTAADLQQLLPLLDGTRVEGKCIAAFYLCVETSIKSRQRNTKIFQEIGAVQSLKRMVMYSSNGTACALAKRALSMMGEEVPKRILSCVPNWKTSEVQTWLQQVGFSAYCDRFQELQVDGDLLLNITDQELSADLGMTAGLTRKRFLRDLRVLKTYANYSTCDPNNMADWLVDVDPRFRQYTYGLVQSGVDSNNVQSLTDLQLQNDCHIYNGVHRAKILSANHRALKPCHTDAQPAGPDVFISYRRTTGSQLASLLKVHLQVRGYSVFIDVEKLEAGKFQDKLIQSVQRARNFILVLSANALDKCMGDTDMKDWVHKEIVTALAGKKNIIPVTDNFMWPDPMSMPEDMRAILNFNGIKWSHEYQEATIEKILRFLKGHQDQIDCPDASKGQKKK